One region of Victivallis lenta genomic DNA includes:
- a CDS encoding type II secretion system protein — protein MRKKQFTLIELLVVIAIIAILASMLLPALQQARERGKTASCTNNLKQIGLGYAQYANDNNDQLIPQFGAPSYSTPLWTDALLGLTNNPGKYDKIQGGYITTSLLRCPSMAGDYRDNTGWWEWNPHYGVNEKMTYCSQANYDLNRTGKITGLRSPSRKIFIVDVWAMTGSGNEIDESLGMWRWSPDTTGNKNYGIPDARHASALNILHLDWHVSSQRLHNRYAPYSEPPFMWSRNDCIAKLNYSDGWAFGAVDN, from the coding sequence ATGCGGAAAAAACAATTCACCCTGATCGAACTTCTGGTGGTCATCGCGATCATCGCCATCCTCGCCTCCATGCTGCTGCCGGCTTTGCAGCAGGCCCGGGAACGCGGGAAAACGGCAAGTTGCACGAATAACCTGAAACAGATCGGACTCGGCTACGCGCAATACGCCAACGATAACAACGACCAGCTGATTCCGCAGTTCGGCGCTCCGAGCTACAGCACTCCCCTCTGGACGGACGCCCTGCTCGGGTTGACGAACAATCCCGGAAAATACGACAAGATCCAGGGCGGCTACATCACGACGTCCCTGCTGCGCTGCCCCTCCATGGCCGGGGATTACCGCGACAACACCGGCTGGTGGGAGTGGAATCCGCATTACGGCGTGAATGAAAAGATGACCTACTGCTCGCAAGCGAACTACGATCTGAACCGGACCGGAAAAATCACCGGTCTGAGGTCGCCTTCCCGCAAAATCTTCATCGTCGACGTCTGGGCGATGACCGGCTCCGGCAATGAAATCGACGAATCCCTGGGCATGTGGCGCTGGAGCCCCGACACCACCGGCAACAAGAACTACGGCATTCCGGACGCCCGTCACGCCTCCGCGCTCAACATTCTGCACCTCGACTGGCATGTCTCCTCCCAGCGACTCCACAACCGGTATGCGCCGTATTCGGAGCCGCCGTTCATGTGGAGCCGGAACGACTGCATCGCAAAGCTGAATTACTCCGACGGCTGGGCCTTCGGCGCCGTCGACAATTGA
- a CDS encoding GntR family transcriptional regulator — MVHQSSALYMRIRHYVFDLLAGTGNSVVKLPSNREIARKFGVSQPTVVKALQELVREGYLTIRPGVGAFSNPDRFTHDSKLWGIVLGDGRWSQFSRETLHVINSVGMALLEHDHRNLLKLITMGETMDDERGWPELSMLSGICWWIPTDPLLPSMARIARTIPVVLLGDRKPGFDCFFRDFENENCEIARRMIADGCRRLVLVLPEMEQAAAIRGVEKACREAGCEFPPGCVLQADTASQRDLERMVDLHCCPDGIIFNRKPNDFIPIILSRPELARCRIYCDSGWIDKQWPFHGYSGEIGFDTVAPMIAALLHNGLSLTEPKQRPIPVKLEPLVPQEIRIGEERQELNAAKASPC; from the coding sequence ATGGTCCATCAATCCTCGGCACTTTACATGCGGATTCGCCATTATGTATTCGACCTGCTTGCAGGGACGGGCAATTCGGTGGTGAAGCTGCCCTCCAACCGCGAGATTGCCCGCAAATTCGGCGTGAGCCAGCCGACGGTGGTCAAAGCGCTGCAGGAGCTTGTCCGGGAAGGGTACCTGACCATCCGTCCCGGCGTCGGGGCGTTCAGCAATCCGGACCGCTTCACGCACGACAGCAAACTCTGGGGGATCGTCCTCGGCGACGGTCGCTGGTCGCAATTCTCGCGCGAGACGCTTCACGTCATCAACAGCGTGGGGATGGCGCTGCTCGAGCACGATCACCGGAACCTCCTGAAGCTCATCACGATGGGCGAAACGATGGATGACGAACGCGGCTGGCCGGAGCTTTCGATGCTCTCCGGCATCTGCTGGTGGATTCCGACCGATCCGCTGCTGCCCTCGATGGCCCGGATCGCCCGGACCATTCCGGTGGTGCTGCTCGGGGACCGGAAGCCCGGCTTCGACTGCTTCTTCCGCGACTTTGAAAACGAAAACTGCGAAATCGCCCGCCGCATGATCGCCGACGGCTGCCGGAGACTGGTGCTGGTCCTGCCGGAAATGGAGCAGGCTGCGGCAATCCGCGGCGTGGAGAAGGCCTGCCGGGAGGCCGGCTGCGAATTTCCGCCCGGCTGCGTCCTGCAGGCCGACACGGCATCGCAGCGGGACCTCGAACGGATGGTCGACCTGCACTGCTGCCCGGACGGCATTATTTTCAACCGGAAGCCGAACGACTTCATTCCGATCATTCTCAGCCGCCCGGAGCTGGCCCGCTGCAGGATTTACTGCGATTCGGGCTGGATCGACAAACAATGGCCGTTCCACGGCTACTCCGGCGAAATCGGCTTCGACACGGTGGCTCCGATGATCGCGGCGCTCCTGCACAACGGCCTCTCCCTGACCGAGCCGAAGCAGCGCCCGATCCCCGTAAAGCTCGAACCGCTTGTCCCGCAGGAGATACGCATCGGCGAAGAACGGCAGGAGCTGAATGCGGCGAAAGCATCGCCATGCTGA
- a CDS encoding glycoside hydrolase family 2 protein yields MRSYPSYPERHTLCLDGAWEFAWLGDEVDVNTVVPSMEVYDEIAAVPGCFDTAGERIGRRGVGLYRRTFHFPAGQSRLTFGGVGLYARFWFDGREIGRSQIPYAVTEFEFPVEEGVHEVVVAVDNRFDEENVPLFKPYADFYGFGGIYRSVVMQQLPKLAIDRLRVVTREFETGLIRVELTLRGLSPKVLKFSYGFDGEEMTPAEARVVDNQIAFEIEVPGFRLWSPEHPDLHLIAVRIKDDFIVERFGIRTVEAKGRTILLNGEPLRLLGVNRHESHPEFGPVQPTQLMVDDLKYARELKANFIRGAHYQQNPEFLELCDQMGFLVWEESFGWGQPETDAENPETVELFCRASAIMAKSSLNNPSVIIYGFLNESCSDTQAGKEMYRRIIQAIRAEDDSRLITYASNRFERDLCFDLADLISINPYPGWISDCDDWTRNNLEAVEPAIRRWAEHFSAGPAADKPLLISEIGACGIYGIRSRERAQWSEEYQSDYFEAAVDAVLANPRYCGVTLWQMIDCKSFVNSGQIRCKPRGFNCAGLLDEYRRPKLAFDTVKRLFRYYSEPDTNA; encoded by the coding sequence ATGAGAAGTTATCCGTCTTATCCGGAACGCCACACCCTCTGCCTCGACGGAGCCTGGGAGTTCGCCTGGCTCGGGGACGAGGTCGATGTGAACACGGTCGTTCCCTCCATGGAGGTGTACGACGAAATCGCCGCCGTCCCCGGCTGCTTCGACACCGCGGGCGAACGGATCGGCCGCCGCGGAGTCGGGCTCTACCGCCGGACGTTCCATTTTCCGGCCGGGCAGAGCCGGCTGACCTTCGGCGGAGTCGGACTCTATGCGCGGTTCTGGTTCGACGGGCGCGAGATCGGCCGCAGCCAAATTCCGTATGCCGTCACCGAATTCGAGTTTCCGGTCGAAGAAGGCGTCCATGAGGTTGTGGTCGCGGTCGACAACCGGTTCGATGAGGAGAATGTGCCGCTCTTCAAGCCGTATGCCGATTTCTACGGCTTCGGCGGCATCTACCGCAGCGTGGTCATGCAGCAGCTGCCGAAACTCGCGATCGACCGGCTCCGCGTGGTGACCAGGGAGTTCGAAACCGGCCTTATCCGCGTCGAGCTGACGCTGCGCGGCTTGTCTCCGAAGGTGCTGAAATTCAGTTACGGCTTCGACGGCGAGGAGATGACTCCGGCCGAAGCGCGCGTGGTGGACAACCAGATCGCGTTTGAAATCGAAGTCCCGGGCTTCCGGCTCTGGAGCCCGGAGCATCCGGATCTGCACCTCATCGCGGTCCGGATCAAGGACGACTTCATCGTCGAGCGGTTCGGAATCCGCACTGTCGAGGCGAAGGGGCGGACTATTCTGCTGAACGGCGAACCGCTCCGGCTCCTCGGCGTCAACCGCCACGAATCCCACCCCGAATTCGGGCCGGTGCAGCCGACCCAGCTCATGGTCGACGATCTCAAATACGCCAGAGAGCTCAAAGCCAACTTCATCCGCGGCGCGCACTACCAGCAGAATCCGGAGTTCCTCGAACTCTGCGACCAGATGGGGTTCCTGGTCTGGGAGGAGAGCTTCGGCTGGGGGCAGCCGGAAACCGATGCGGAAAATCCGGAGACCGTCGAACTCTTCTGCCGCGCCTCGGCAATCATGGCGAAATCGAGCCTGAACAATCCATCGGTCATCATTTACGGCTTTCTCAACGAGAGCTGTTCGGATACGCAGGCCGGAAAAGAGATGTACCGCAGAATCATCCAGGCGATCCGCGCCGAAGACGACTCCCGGCTCATCACCTACGCCTCGAACCGGTTCGAACGCGACCTCTGCTTCGACCTGGCCGACCTTATCTCGATCAATCCGTACCCGGGCTGGATCAGCGACTGCGACGACTGGACGCGGAACAACCTCGAAGCCGTCGAACCGGCGATCCGCCGCTGGGCCGAACACTTCAGCGCCGGACCGGCCGCCGACAAACCGCTGCTGATCAGCGAAATCGGCGCCTGCGGCATCTACGGAATCCGCAGCCGGGAACGCGCCCAGTGGAGCGAGGAGTACCAGTCGGACTATTTCGAAGCCGCCGTCGACGCGGTCCTCGCCAATCCGCGCTACTGCGGCGTCACGCTCTGGCAGATGATCGACTGCAAAAGCTTCGTCAACTCCGGACAGATCCGCTGCAAGCCGCGCGGCTTCAACTGCGCCGGGCTGCTGGACGAATACCGGCGGCCCAAACTCGCTTTCGACACCGTCAAGCGTCTGTTCCGGTATTATTCGGAACCGGACACGAACGCCTGA
- a CDS encoding LacI family DNA-binding transcriptional regulator, with translation MVKCGIRSVAQLAGVSIGTVSKILNPGSAANIRVSEETRDKVLAAAEKLDYRPSYGAKLLRGESTRTIGFATSLPKDHNIAYLSSYTFRLLNGIGQAASLNGYQVLLLNGVDYSYFLNIKRVDALIMVSFPLCSNPERERMRGMFEEFARRNYPYVVINGEPAAPGEPVIPSIGVDNESGMRQIAELIRRKGYESVGFAGELTPNPQSHHLERVRALERFLAGSGCRFSPELVLNGSGSGIPEVPRVGRYSHEDGRVILQYLHERKQIPRCMVCGNDDIAMGLLKAAREYGIRIPEELAVIGFDDDVNADYLCVPLTSVHQPLEEFGRLAVDYVLEKMNDPGRQIQLTIEPKLIERSTT, from the coding sequence ATGGTCAAATGCGGAATCAGGAGTGTGGCGCAGCTGGCCGGCGTTTCGATCGGGACGGTTTCGAAGATCCTGAATCCCGGTTCGGCCGCGAACATCCGGGTTTCGGAGGAGACCCGCGACAAGGTGCTGGCCGCCGCCGAGAAGCTCGATTACCGGCCGAGCTACGGCGCCAAGCTTTTGCGCGGCGAAAGTACGCGGACCATCGGATTCGCGACTTCGCTGCCGAAGGATCACAACATCGCCTATTTGTCGAGCTACACGTTCCGGCTGCTGAACGGGATCGGGCAGGCGGCGTCGCTGAACGGCTACCAGGTGCTTCTGCTGAACGGCGTCGATTACAGCTACTTCCTGAACATCAAGCGGGTGGATGCGCTGATCATGGTCAGCTTCCCGCTCTGCTCGAACCCGGAACGGGAGCGCATGCGCGGCATGTTCGAGGAGTTCGCCCGGCGGAATTACCCGTATGTCGTCATCAACGGGGAGCCCGCCGCGCCCGGCGAGCCGGTGATTCCGTCGATCGGGGTCGACAACGAATCCGGCATGCGGCAGATTGCCGAACTGATTCGCCGCAAAGGGTACGAATCGGTCGGGTTCGCCGGGGAGTTGACGCCGAATCCGCAGAGCCACCATCTTGAGCGCGTGCGCGCGCTGGAGCGGTTTCTGGCCGGCAGCGGCTGCCGCTTCTCTCCGGAACTGGTGCTGAACGGCAGCGGCAGCGGCATTCCCGAGGTCCCCCGGGTCGGCCGCTACAGCCATGAGGACGGCCGGGTCATCCTGCAGTATCTGCATGAGCGAAAACAGATTCCGCGCTGCATGGTTTGCGGCAACGACGATATCGCCATGGGACTGCTCAAGGCCGCGCGCGAATATGGAATCCGGATCCCCGAAGAGCTCGCCGTGATCGGCTTTGACGACGATGTGAATGCGGACTATCTGTGCGTGCCGCTGACTTCCGTGCACCAGCCGCTTGAAGAGTTCGGTCGTCTGGCAGTCGACTACGTTCTCGAAAAGATGAACGATCCCGGCCGGCAGATTCAGCTTACCATCGAACCGAAATTGATCGAGAGAAGTACGACATAG
- a CDS encoding prepilin-type N-terminal cleavage/methylation domain-containing protein, whose translation MKRKSFTLIELLVVIAIIAILAAMLLPALNQARDRAQGAKCFGNFKSIGQAAAMYQGDSDDYFPNGGVTDYNAAPTTEGRWFQKLEAYTKNYAVFNCPAMIRQQPNCEVANAAGQAVGGWNPAWGAIPRGRAGAGAACGSALNTSQFGAASSSTGLPNYTVKLRNLQDQINSMWKNPRPTVGKIVFVTDGTFNVYSTNYDASGSILQLNRFVHNDRRNVLYVDGRVESKGLNDLRVCEGDNAAGPYWRVIFSN comes from the coding sequence ATGAAACGAAAATCGTTCACTCTCATTGAGCTGCTGGTTGTGATCGCGATCATTGCGATTCTTGCCGCCATGCTGCTGCCGGCGTTGAACCAGGCGCGGGACCGGGCGCAGGGCGCGAAGTGTTTCGGGAACTTCAAGTCGATCGGGCAGGCCGCCGCCATGTATCAGGGGGACAGCGACGACTACTTCCCGAACGGCGGCGTCACCGACTACAATGCGGCTCCGACTACCGAAGGGCGCTGGTTCCAGAAGCTCGAAGCGTACACGAAAAATTACGCGGTGTTCAACTGCCCGGCCATGATCAGGCAGCAGCCGAACTGCGAGGTCGCGAACGCCGCCGGACAGGCGGTCGGGGGCTGGAACCCTGCATGGGGAGCGATTCCGCGCGGCCGGGCAGGGGCCGGAGCCGCCTGCGGTTCCGCGCTCAACACCAGCCAGTTCGGTGCCGCAAGCTCTTCGACCGGGCTGCCGAACTACACGGTCAAGCTCCGGAATCTTCAGGACCAGATCAATTCGATGTGGAAAAATCCGCGCCCGACGGTCGGCAAAATCGTCTTTGTGACCGATGGAACGTTCAATGTCTATTCGACGAATTACGATGCGTCCGGTTCGATCCTGCAGCTGAACCGCTTCGTCCATAACGACCGGAGGAACGTCCTCTATGTCGACGGCCGGGTCGAATCCAAGGGGCTCAACGACCTTCGCGTCTGCGAGGGAGACAACGCCGCCGGTCCGTACTGGCGGGTCATATTCAGCAACTGA